Part of the Chloroflexaceae bacterium genome, CACCAGTAGGTCAATATCGCTGCGGGGGCGCGCTTCGCCGCGTGCATAGGAGCCGAACAGCCATATAGCGCACACACGGTATCGTTCCTGCAACTGCGCTCGCTGGCTCTTCAGCACGCGGCGGATTGTCGGCAAATCCATCGTCTGGGCAGGCATAGGGCGATTATACCTGCAACAGGTCTATCTGCTGCGCCAGTTCAAAATCCTTCTCGGTCAGTCCGCCTGCCGAGTGGGTACTCAGGCGCAGGGTCACCTGCTTGTAGCGAATCTCGATGTCGGGGTGGTGGTCGGCGCGTTCAGCAAGCAGCGCCACCTGCACCACGAAGCCCATCGCCTCGCGGAAGTTGCGGAAGGTGAAAGTG contains:
- a CDS encoding 4a-hydroxytetrahydrobiopterin dehydratase, translated to TFTFRNFREAMGFVVQVALLAERADHHPDIEIRYKQVTLRLSTHSAGGLTEKDFELAQQIDLLQV
- a CDS encoding nucleotidyltransferase family protein, with the translated sequence MPAQTMDLPTIRRVLKSQRAQLQERYRVCAIWLFGSYARGEARPRSDIDLLVEFEEPPSLVEWARMQRELSQLLGKRVEVAPKHLLKPRVRERVLREAIRL